In a genomic window of Melitaea cinxia chromosome 27, ilMelCinx1.1, whole genome shotgun sequence:
- the LOC123667209 gene encoding uncharacterized protein LOC123667209, with amino-acid sequence MTVDVTDPWYLRLSEEFDAFCKKVDDKIDKQQQQLKACKKRNELENKLAQELKIKDELTQQLSELSRRDSELDRVCAAFEARLTIADSDQNRLDNAKESYQLAKELTGIRLDFSAPPNIAKGYVKNEARKLLLPFEMQVNSDALWELVKTASDPSWPDKENHAPN; translated from the exons ATGACTGTGGATGTAACTGACCCTTGGTACCTGCGACTCAGTGAAGAATTCGACGCGTTCTGTAAAAAAGTCGatg ataaaatagaCAAACAGCAGCAACAGTTAAAGGCTTGCAAGAAAAGAAATGAACTAGAAAACAAACTCGCACAGGAATTAAAGATTAAA GATGAACTAACACAGCAGCTGTCGGAGCTATCTCGTCGGGATAGCGAGTTGGACAGGGTGTGTGCTGCCTTTGAGGCTAGACTCACGATCGCAGACAGTGATCAAAATAGGCTAGACAATGCTAA AGAGAGCTATCAACTGGCGAAAGAATTGACAGGAATCAGGCTCGACTTCAGCGCACCACCTAACATCGCTAAAGGAT ATGTGAAGAACGAAGCCCGAAAACTTCTATTACCGTTTGAAATGCAAGTAAACAGCGACGCCCTCTGGGAGCTCGTGAAGACAGCGTCCGATCCCTCGTGGCCGGACAAGGAGAACCACGCGcctaattaa